One Sphingomonas limnosediminicola DNA segment encodes these proteins:
- a CDS encoding cold-shock protein, with protein MGFDRGRKGDRGGRGRDKRDSFGEENSSSFGGGGDFAGGGFQERGGYGGGRGGFGGGGGGGYGDRGGGGGYGGGGYGGGGGGFRGGGGGGGGFRGGGGGGGGMPPQVVGEGKGVVKFFNPQKGFGFIVRDDGGEDVFVHISAVEQAGLTDLADGQPLEFTLVDRGGRISATNLRIEGDPMPVERSGGGAGAAGGAGGPQRQLTGEKASGTVKFFNSMKGFGFIQRDDGQPDAFVHISAVERAGIPTLNEGDRLEFELEVDRRGKTAAVNLQTIS; from the coding sequence ATGGGTTTCGATAGAGGGCGCAAGGGGGATCGCGGTGGTCGCGGCCGCGACAAGCGTGACAGTTTCGGTGAAGAGAATTCTTCTTCTTTCGGTGGTGGCGGCGATTTTGCCGGCGGCGGATTCCAGGAGCGGGGCGGCTACGGCGGCGGACGCGGTGGATTCGGCGGCGGCGGCGGCGGCGGCTACGGTGATCGCGGCGGTGGCGGCGGTTACGGCGGCGGTGGCTACGGCGGCGGCGGCGGTGGTTTCCGCGGCGGCGGCGGTGGCGGCGGCGGTTTCCGCGGCGGCGGCGGCGGCGGTGGCGGAATGCCTCCCCAGGTCGTTGGCGAAGGCAAAGGCGTCGTAAAATTCTTCAATCCGCAAAAGGGCTTCGGCTTCATCGTCCGCGATGACGGCGGTGAGGACGTGTTCGTCCACATTTCGGCGGTCGAGCAGGCGGGTCTTACCGACCTTGCCGACGGCCAGCCGTTGGAGTTCACGCTCGTCGATCGCGGCGGCCGTATCTCGGCGACGAACCTGCGCATCGAGGGCGACCCGATGCCGGTGGAGCGCAGTGGTGGCGGTGCAGGCGCGGCCGGCGGTGCCGGTGGTCCGCAGCGTCAGCTGACGGGCGAAAAGGCCAGCGGCACGGTCAAGTTCTTCAACTCCATGAAGGGCTTTGGCTTCATCCAGCGTGATGACGGCCAGCCGGACGCATTCGTTCACATCTCGGCCGTCGAGCGCGCGGGCATCCCGACGCTCAACGAAGGCGACCGGCTTGAGTTCGAACTGGAAGTCGATCGTCGCGGCAAGACCGCTGCAGTGAACCTGCAGACGATCAGCTAG
- the lptB gene encoding LPS export ABC transporter ATP-binding protein: MNEAAAFARPAADARQGIDGLEVRSIAKAYDRRAVLHDVSLDVRRGEVVGLLGPNGAGKTTCFYSVMGLVKPDSGRIFLDNQDITELPMYRRAILGLGYLPQETSIFRGLTVEGNILAVLEVAEPDRQARSDRLEQLLNEFGLAGLRDSAAMALSGGERRRCEIARALAADPSIMLLDEPFAGIDPISIADIRELVRDLKQRGIGVLITDHNVRETLDIVDRACIIYDGQVLFQGTPEALVADQEVRRLYLGESFAL; encoded by the coding sequence ATGAACGAGGCTGCGGCCTTTGCGAGACCAGCAGCCGACGCGCGGCAAGGGATAGACGGGCTTGAAGTCCGCTCCATTGCCAAGGCCTATGACCGCCGCGCCGTGCTCCACGACGTGTCGCTCGACGTTCGCCGGGGCGAGGTTGTCGGGCTGCTAGGCCCCAACGGCGCCGGCAAGACCACCTGCTTCTATTCGGTCATGGGGCTGGTGAAGCCGGACAGCGGACGCATCTTCCTCGACAACCAGGACATTACCGAACTGCCGATGTACCGGCGTGCGATCCTGGGCCTCGGTTACCTGCCGCAGGAAACGTCGATCTTCCGCGGGCTCACGGTCGAGGGGAATATTCTGGCAGTGCTGGAAGTTGCCGAACCCGACCGCCAGGCGCGGAGCGACCGGCTGGAGCAGTTGCTGAACGAATTCGGCCTCGCCGGCCTTCGCGATTCGGCCGCCATGGCGCTATCGGGCGGTGAGCGGCGACGTTGCGAGATCGCCCGTGCGCTTGCGGCCGATCCGTCGATCATGCTGCTCGACGAGCCGTTCGCCGGCATCGATCCCATTTCCATCGCCGATATCCGCGAGCTGGTCCGCGACCTGAAGCAGCGCGGAATCGGCGTGTTGATCACCGACCATAATGTCCGCGAGACGCTCGACATCGTCGATCGCGCCTGCATCATCTACGACGGTCAGGTGCTGTTCCAGGGTACTCCCGAAGCGTTGGTCGCCGACCAGGAGGTCCGGCGCCTGTACCTCGGCGAGAGCTTCGCGCTCTAG
- a CDS encoding S10 family peptidase yields the protein MMRSSLLLISLLLSSTAVAQQASTNAGDAPPPGAQADAAAKEKDKGKDDDTAKATAEETAQPVKRSISFRGRTLTYTATPGTLTIRNDDGEAVGSMFYTAYTMPSTNGRPRPVTFLFNGGPGSSTMWLHMGSFGPMKVDASIPETISGPPFRVSSNQDTLLDKSDLVFLDAMTTGLSRPVGKGKPEDFFGVDKDLDAFTRAIQRYLTKYGRWNSPKFIIGESYGTLRAAGLSNTLADKGVQLNGIVLVSTVLNFADFGGDQVFINFLPTYATDAWYHGRVAHNGTLDSFAEQARAFATGPYAAALQKGRAISDEEKRSVANQMAALTGLSADYILRANLRVDPERFRRELLRDRRQIIGRIDSRYLGTEADQVGSDPTYDPQASAITGGFTGAINDYLFRDLGYKTPLTYRINNYGGIGGKWEFTHKSSQGNQPIADTSVDLADAMRQNPRMKLFMVNGYYDLATPFMGADYEVGHMAIEPSVAANITYAYYPAGHMMYIDPASSRQLKSDLDRFYDSAM from the coding sequence ATGATGCGATCGTCCCTGCTTCTGATTTCCCTGCTGCTGTCCAGTACCGCTGTCGCGCAGCAGGCTTCGACCAACGCCGGCGACGCTCCGCCGCCGGGCGCCCAGGCCGACGCGGCAGCAAAAGAAAAGGACAAGGGCAAGGACGACGATACGGCAAAGGCGACCGCGGAGGAGACGGCTCAGCCTGTCAAGCGCTCGATCAGTTTCCGCGGGCGGACCCTGACCTATACGGCGACGCCGGGCACGCTCACCATCCGCAACGACGACGGCGAAGCGGTCGGGAGCATGTTCTACACGGCTTACACGATGCCGAGCACAAACGGTCGTCCGCGACCGGTGACGTTCCTCTTCAATGGGGGCCCTGGCAGCTCGACGATGTGGCTGCACATGGGCTCGTTCGGCCCGATGAAGGTGGACGCCTCGATCCCCGAAACCATCAGCGGACCGCCGTTCCGTGTGTCGTCCAACCAGGACACGTTGCTGGACAAGTCGGACCTTGTCTTCCTCGACGCCATGACCACGGGCCTGTCGCGACCGGTCGGCAAGGGTAAGCCCGAAGACTTCTTCGGCGTCGACAAGGATCTCGATGCCTTTACGCGAGCCATCCAGCGCTACCTGACGAAGTACGGCCGCTGGAACAGCCCGAAGTTCATCATCGGCGAAAGCTACGGCACGCTGCGCGCGGCGGGTCTCTCGAACACACTCGCTGACAAGGGCGTCCAGCTCAACGGCATCGTGCTTGTGTCGACGGTGCTGAACTTCGCAGACTTCGGCGGTGACCAGGTCTTCATCAACTTCCTGCCGACCTACGCGACCGACGCCTGGTACCATGGCCGGGTGGCGCACAACGGCACGCTCGACAGCTTTGCCGAGCAGGCCCGCGCCTTTGCGACCGGACCCTATGCGGCGGCGTTGCAGAAGGGGCGTGCAATCAGCGATGAAGAGAAGCGCTCGGTTGCCAATCAGATGGCGGCGCTGACGGGCCTGTCGGCGGATTATATTCTGCGCGCGAACCTTCGCGTCGATCCCGAGCGCTTCCGGCGCGAGCTTCTGCGAGACCGCCGCCAGATCATCGGCCGTATCGATTCGCGCTACCTCGGCACCGAGGCGGATCAGGTAGGTTCGGACCCGACCTACGACCCGCAGGCCAGCGCAATCACCGGCGGCTTCACCGGCGCGATCAACGACTATCTGTTCCGCGATCTCGGCTACAAGACGCCGCTCACGTACCGGATCAACAATTACGGCGGGATCGGCGGCAAGTGGGAGTTCACCCACAAGAGCTCACAGGGCAATCAGCCGATCGCCGACACCAGCGTCGATCTGGCTGACGCGATGCGGCAGAACCCGCGGATGAAGCTGTTCATGGTCAACGGCTATTACGACCTCGCGACGCCGTTCATGGGCGCGGATTATGAGGTCGGACACATGGCGATCGAGCCGTCCGTCGCCGCCAACATCACCTACGCTTACTATCCGGCGGGCCATATGATGTACATCGACCCGGCCTCGTCGCGTCAGCTGAAGAGCGATCTGGACCGCTTCTACGACAGCGCGATGTAG
- a CDS encoding amidohydrolase family protein, translating to MLKTLLAGAAALAVAGAAHAETYAIQAGRLIVDAAQPARGNSTVLVDNGRIVRIDNGFTAPEGAIVVDERSRTVLPGMTDVHVHLTQTSGTPWYSYFTQKYSTPYGTTLGLTHALEMARAGFTTVRDLGGDTSSVIAVRDAVAEGRFPGPRIKVSGEPLSIIGGHADAATGLPPELADAINEAHLNPSVCTGVEECQKVVRKLAAAGVDVIKVMATGGVLDPGAMGLEQHFTDAELKGIVDMAHAMHLKTAAHAHGARGILAATNAGIDSIEHGTFLDEAGARAMKAHGTYYSATLMAFSGVSGMLGTGKMTPAMEAKTRETLGVWGKGLNLAYRTGVKIALGTDSAVAAHTLANKEVELMVTKGGMTPRDALIAATKGGPDLMNLSNETGTLDVGKAADLIAVDGDPLVDPTAVQRVGYVMAQGRPIPMKGQ from the coding sequence ATGCTCAAGACATTGCTCGCCGGCGCGGCTGCGCTGGCCGTGGCCGGTGCCGCTCATGCCGAGACCTACGCCATCCAGGCCGGGAGGCTGATCGTCGACGCTGCTCAGCCGGCGCGCGGCAACTCGACAGTGCTTGTCGACAACGGGCGCATCGTCCGGATCGATAACGGCTTCACGGCGCCGGAGGGCGCGATCGTCGTCGATGAGCGGAGCCGCACCGTGCTGCCGGGCATGACGGATGTGCACGTCCACCTGACGCAAACGTCCGGCACGCCCTGGTACAGCTATTTCACGCAGAAATATTCAACGCCCTACGGCACCACGCTCGGGCTGACGCACGCGCTGGAGATGGCGCGTGCGGGCTTCACCACGGTGCGTGACCTTGGCGGCGACACTTCTTCCGTCATCGCGGTTCGCGACGCCGTCGCGGAGGGGCGCTTCCCCGGCCCACGCATCAAGGTTTCCGGCGAGCCGTTGTCGATCATCGGCGGCCATGCCGACGCCGCTACCGGCCTGCCGCCCGAGCTCGCCGACGCGATCAACGAAGCGCACCTCAATCCGTCCGTCTGCACGGGCGTCGAGGAATGCCAGAAGGTCGTTCGCAAGCTGGCGGCTGCCGGGGTCGACGTTATCAAGGTGATGGCGACCGGCGGCGTGCTCGACCCTGGCGCGATGGGTCTGGAGCAGCATTTCACCGATGCAGAGCTCAAGGGCATCGTCGACATGGCACACGCCATGCACCTCAAGACGGCTGCCCACGCGCACGGCGCCCGCGGCATCCTCGCGGCGACCAATGCCGGCATCGATTCGATCGAGCATGGCACTTTCCTCGACGAGGCTGGCGCCCGAGCGATGAAAGCGCACGGCACCTACTACTCCGCAACCTTGATGGCGTTCAGCGGCGTCAGCGGCATGCTCGGGACCGGCAAGATGACGCCGGCGATGGAAGCGAAGACGCGCGAGACGCTCGGCGTGTGGGGCAAAGGCCTGAACCTCGCCTATCGCACTGGCGTGAAGATCGCGCTCGGCACCGACAGCGCGGTCGCCGCGCACACGCTCGCCAACAAGGAGGTCGAGCTGATGGTGACCAAGGGCGGCATGACCCCGCGCGATGCATTGATCGCCGCGACCAAGGGCGGACCGGACCTCATGAACTTGTCTAATGAGACCGGCACGCTCGATGTCGGCAAGGCCGCCGACCTGATTGCAGTCGATGGAGACCCGTTGGTCGATCCGACGGCTGTGCAGCGCGTCGGCTATGTCATGGCGCAGGGACGTCCGATCCCGATGAAAGGTCAATGA
- a CDS encoding ribonuclease D — MAVHFHEEDLPADVSFGDGPIAVDTEAMGLIPGRDRLCLVQLSDGKGDEHLVRFRRGSNFAAPRLKALLGDPNRLKLYHFARFDVGIMQAYLGIMAAPLYCTRTASRLVRTYTDRHGLKDLVKEVLNVDLSKQQQSSDWGAPELSEAQREYAASDVRYLHALKEKLDERLEREGRMPLAQACFDFLPARALLDIAGWADQDILAHDG; from the coding sequence ATGGCCGTTCATTTCCACGAGGAGGATCTTCCCGCCGACGTTTCGTTCGGCGACGGCCCGATTGCCGTCGACACCGAGGCGATGGGACTGATTCCCGGGCGCGACCGGCTGTGCCTGGTGCAACTGTCGGACGGCAAGGGCGATGAGCATCTCGTCCGCTTCCGGCGGGGGAGCAATTTTGCGGCGCCAAGGCTCAAGGCCCTGTTGGGCGATCCGAATCGGCTTAAGCTCTATCATTTCGCGCGGTTCGACGTCGGGATCATGCAGGCCTATCTTGGGATCATGGCCGCGCCGCTCTATTGCACGCGTACCGCATCCCGGCTCGTTCGCACTTACACCGATCGCCACGGCCTCAAGGACCTGGTCAAGGAAGTGCTGAACGTCGACCTGTCGAAGCAGCAACAGTCGAGCGACTGGGGCGCGCCCGAGCTCTCGGAGGCGCAGCGCGAGTATGCGGCGAGCGACGTCCGCTACCTTCATGCGCTGAAAGAGAAGCTCGACGAGCGGCTCGAGCGCGAAGGGCGCATGCCGCTCGCGCAGGCCTGCTTTGACTTCCTTCCGGCTCGGGCCCTGCTCGACATCGCCGGTTGGGCCGACCAGGACATCCTGGCGCATGATGGCTGA
- the rpoN gene encoding RNA polymerase factor sigma-54, whose product MGLGPSLSIRQSQQLVLTPQLRQAIQLLQLSNMELETFLAEEISKNPLLEARGEEGDEQQAAEFVTDDSDGGEGGEDGPEDPGADNLIMGHADDDRPLDRDWTSEALETDSFSDVVTSSVSDEAFDFERVEYAATSLAEHLLDQLHGIGGDVGNLARVIAEALDETGYLTVPLEQIAELTGAPPPLVEQALAIVQDLDPAGIGARSLAECLALQAKAADRYDPAMARLIDNLDLLSKGRTNDLKRICGVDDEDLADMIRELRAYDPKPGCQFSVSAAEDVAPDVFIRRTRGGYAVELNQSTLPRLLVNRRYYQELKSGPQDKTSRAWLSECLQSASWLVKALDQRARTIVKVVSEIVKRQQGFFDRGVSALKPMTLREIADAIGMHESTVSRVTSNKYLLCDRGLFELKYFFGSGVQSSEGDGAAAEAVKAAIKQLIDQETEILSDDAIAALLKQKGFDCARRTVVKYRESMGIGSSIQRRRMRKIAG is encoded by the coding sequence ATGGGCTTGGGGCCCTCCTTAAGCATCCGCCAAAGCCAGCAGCTGGTCCTTACGCCGCAGCTGCGCCAGGCGATCCAGCTGCTTCAATTGTCGAACATGGAGCTGGAGACTTTCCTCGCCGAGGAAATTTCGAAGAACCCTCTGCTCGAGGCGCGTGGCGAGGAAGGCGACGAGCAGCAGGCTGCCGAATTCGTCACCGACGATTCCGATGGCGGCGAAGGCGGGGAGGACGGACCGGAAGACCCGGGGGCCGACAATCTGATCATGGGTCATGCGGACGACGACCGCCCGCTCGACAGGGATTGGACATCGGAGGCCCTGGAGACGGACAGCTTTTCCGACGTCGTGACGTCATCCGTCTCCGACGAAGCCTTTGATTTCGAACGGGTTGAATACGCCGCGACATCACTCGCCGAGCATCTGCTCGACCAGCTTCACGGCATCGGCGGGGATGTCGGCAACCTTGCTCGCGTAATCGCAGAAGCGCTCGACGAGACCGGCTATCTGACCGTTCCGCTGGAGCAGATTGCGGAGCTGACGGGCGCGCCGCCGCCACTGGTCGAACAGGCACTGGCGATCGTTCAGGACCTCGATCCCGCGGGCATCGGCGCCCGCTCGCTTGCCGAGTGCCTGGCGCTGCAGGCGAAAGCGGCCGACCGCTACGATCCGGCAATGGCGCGCCTGATCGACAATCTCGACCTGCTGTCGAAGGGCCGCACGAACGATCTCAAGCGCATTTGCGGTGTCGACGATGAAGACTTGGCGGACATGATCCGCGAGCTTCGCGCCTACGACCCCAAGCCGGGCTGCCAATTTTCCGTGTCGGCCGCAGAGGATGTCGCGCCCGACGTGTTCATCCGCCGGACTCGGGGCGGCTACGCCGTTGAGCTTAATCAGTCGACTCTGCCGCGGCTGCTGGTCAATCGACGTTACTATCAGGAATTGAAGTCCGGCCCCCAGGACAAGACGTCGCGCGCTTGGCTTAGCGAGTGCCTGCAGAGCGCATCCTGGCTGGTGAAGGCGCTAGACCAACGCGCCCGGACGATCGTGAAAGTCGTTTCGGAAATCGTGAAGCGGCAGCAGGGCTTTTTCGATCGCGGTGTCTCGGCGCTGAAGCCCATGACCCTGCGCGAGATCGCGGACGCGATCGGCATGCATGAATCGACAGTCAGTCGCGTGACCTCGAACAAATATCTTCTGTGCGATCGCGGGCTATTCGAGCTCAAATATTTCTTCGGCTCCGGCGTCCAGTCCTCGGAAGGCGACGGCGCGGCGGCAGAGGCCGTGAAAGCGGCCATCAAGCAATTGATAGACCAAGAGACCGAGATCCTCAGCGACGACGCCATCGCGGCATTGCTCAAGCAGAAGGGCTTCGACTGCGCTCGGCGGACCGTCGTCAAATATCGGGAGTCGATGGGGATCGGCTCGTCGATCCAGCGGCGGCGGATGAGGAAGATCGCCGGCTAG
- a CDS encoding LptA/OstA family protein — MRSIGIILATSLAVAATGVAVAQVRQEQPTSALKGHNSNAPVDVTADRIEVQDRADRAIFAGNVHVTQAELNLDTARLTVAYSGGKQGARGVQIRRLDAAGGVVVRSPSETAKGDFGIYDLDAKLITLIGNVQLTRGPNIVNGQRLVINLETGRAVVDGGPPGVNSSGGRVTGHFTVPQKNGS; from the coding sequence ATGCGTTCCATTGGCATCATCCTTGCAACCAGCCTTGCCGTCGCGGCGACCGGCGTTGCGGTCGCACAGGTGCGCCAGGAACAGCCGACTTCGGCGCTCAAGGGACACAACAGCAATGCGCCGGTCGATGTCACCGCGGACCGCATCGAAGTGCAGGACCGCGCCGACCGCGCGATCTTCGCCGGTAACGTTCATGTGACGCAGGCCGAACTCAACCTCGACACCGCGCGCCTCACCGTCGCTTATTCCGGCGGCAAGCAGGGCGCCCGTGGCGTCCAGATCCGCCGGCTCGACGCAGCAGGCGGCGTCGTCGTCCGCAGTCCGTCCGAAACGGCCAAGGGCGACTTTGGCATCTACGATCTCGACGCCAAGCTAATCACGCTGATCGGCAACGTGCAGCTCACGCGTGGGCCGAATATCGTCAATGGCCAGCGGCTGGTGATCAACCTCGAGACAGGACGTGCAGTCGTCGATGGCGGCCCACCGGGCGTCAATTCGAGCGGCGGCCGCGTAACGGGCCACTTCACGGTGCCACAGAAGAACGGAAGCTGA
- the lptC gene encoding LPS export ABC transporter periplasmic protein LptC: MADVTIRQRTGKQRWAVPGSAHDRLVRWTKILLPSAVGVLIAVLALAPLDRKGDVSFILDKKKVQSAQERMRVESARYVGSDDKGQKFVINANNAIQRSSDVPVVDINGMLAQLEQPQGPVTIAANTGKYNLDRKQVLINGPVRVTGGDGYRLATSDVMVDLNSRQLNSGGPVSGQMRLGQFQAARLHADLGSRSVVLDGGARLKIVQGAVK; encoded by the coding sequence GTGGCTGACGTGACCATCCGCCAGCGGACCGGCAAGCAGCGCTGGGCGGTGCCCGGAAGCGCGCATGACCGTCTGGTGCGCTGGACCAAGATCCTGCTGCCGAGCGCGGTTGGCGTGCTGATCGCGGTGCTCGCCCTCGCCCCGCTAGATCGCAAGGGCGACGTCAGCTTCATCCTCGACAAGAAAAAAGTGCAAAGTGCGCAAGAACGCATGCGAGTCGAATCCGCTCGCTACGTGGGGAGTGACGACAAGGGGCAGAAGTTTGTTATCAACGCGAATAACGCGATCCAGCGCAGCAGCGACGTGCCTGTCGTCGACATCAACGGAATGCTCGCCCAGCTCGAGCAGCCGCAGGGGCCGGTGACCATCGCGGCGAATACGGGAAAGTATAATCTCGACCGCAAGCAGGTGCTGATCAACGGCCCGGTCCGCGTGACCGGCGGCGACGGCTACCGGCTCGCGACCAGCGACGTCATGGTCGACCTCAACAGTCGGCAGCTCAACAGCGGCGGCCCGGTTTCGGGCCAAATGCGCCTCGGGCAGTTCCAGGCGGCGCGGCTTCATGCCGACCTGGGCAGCCGGAGTGTCGTCTTAGATGGCGGCGCTCGCTTGAAAATCGTGCAAGGGGCGGTCAAGTGA
- a CDS encoding endonuclease/exonuclease/phosphatase family protein, which produces MTSPATITIASYNMHKAVGLDGRRDPHRVLKVLQEIDADIVALQEADKRVGGRASTVPHALIDSHGMYKPVHLGVRHKRTLERVRKHADRLFKLDTRNIGWHGNAILVKHHVGVLDCAALELPTLEPRGAVIAELLIGDKPIRVVGMHLDLSGLWRRRQMQAILEAIERRPHKMPTVLMGDTNEWRTAGGCLRDLNGEFRIAPTGPSFHARHPVAALDRIIVHKDLSIHAAGVHMSPAARKASDHLPIWARLSA; this is translated from the coding sequence GTGACTAGTCCCGCGACGATCACCATCGCGTCCTACAATATGCACAAGGCCGTCGGCCTGGACGGTCGGCGCGATCCGCATCGCGTCTTGAAGGTGCTGCAGGAAATCGATGCCGACATCGTCGCCCTGCAGGAAGCCGACAAAAGGGTCGGCGGCCGCGCCTCGACCGTCCCCCACGCGCTGATCGACAGCCACGGCATGTACAAGCCGGTCCACCTCGGCGTCCGGCACAAGCGAACGTTGGAGCGGGTGCGCAAGCACGCCGACCGGCTGTTCAAGCTCGATACGCGCAATATCGGCTGGCACGGGAACGCGATCCTGGTGAAGCATCATGTCGGCGTGCTCGACTGCGCGGCGCTCGAACTGCCGACCCTCGAACCGCGTGGCGCAGTGATTGCCGAGCTGTTGATCGGCGATAAGCCGATCCGGGTCGTCGGCATGCATCTCGACCTGTCCGGCCTGTGGCGCCGTCGTCAGATGCAGGCGATTCTGGAAGCGATCGAGCGGCGTCCGCACAAGATGCCGACAGTCTTGATGGGCGACACGAACGAGTGGCGTACGGCAGGAGGCTGCCTCCGCGACCTCAACGGCGAATTCCGCATCGCGCCGACCGGCCCGAGCTTCCATGCGCGCCATCCGGTTGCAGCGCTCGATAGGATCATCGTCCACAAGGATCTCAGCATCCACGCGGCCGGCGTGCACATGAGCCCGGCGGCGCGGAAAGCTTCCGACCACCTTCCAATCTGGGCGCGGCTGTCGGCCTAG